Below is a window of Malus domestica chromosome 13, GDT2T_hap1 DNA.
GAGTTGAGAACACTACCTAACCCATGCCCACAAAACTAGTTATGGGATATTATATCAGATTAAATTTAGGTTTTACATATGCCCCAACTTAAACATAATATAAGATGCTCCATGTAATGACGATGAATCAGGATAGTGGTTCAATTTAGTACTTCTGGCCCATAAAGTGACATAATCTTTTCCAAACTAACCAGATTGTTTAGAAGCTGGTGCCAAATCAACACCAAGAAGATCATGAAGCAAATCACCACCAGAGGAGCTAGGTGCTGGCACATCATCTGAACCTAGATCAAGTAGATCCACAAGAGGAGCTGCAGAAGGTTTGGCAACTCCATTTGGCAGATTGATTGAAGCACCAACAGGAGAAGAAACAGTAGATTGCATTGAACCAGCCTTCTTTCCGATGAAAGTTGCCTCATCCAAAACTGGCATCCTTTCAACCAGTGTAGATCTGCACAAACTCATTGTCAGATTTCATGTTTAACGGAAGGGCTACTGGAGCATggtgagaaaagagagaaagagcagAACATAGATTATGCCGTTACAAAAAATAGTTCTAACTTCTTAAACCTGGATACCTAATGTTCTGATGCTTTGCAATAATAGAGTTCAATTCAATGGATCTTTGCTGCAATTCAAGGACAAGGCTTCCTTTGTATTGAACAACTATATCCTTGATCCTCCTACATAAGTCATTCAGATAACAATCATGCTTTGTGTCATAAGAGGAAAATAAGATTAATATATTAAACGCCATGTCACATTATTTGGGAAACTTGGTAAACAGTTGAACAGAATTttttacaaagaaaaaaaaacatactcTGAACAAGATGGGAAACGCGAAGATAGTTTCAACAGAGCAATCAAACCCATTGATTTGGTAGTTAGATCCGAGGTATGATGCTTAATTGCAACCTCTATAACATCCACAGCATCAGACTCTGTTACCTGTTTAACAGATAAAGTAATTTGTCAGGAAACTTTGTTAAAAATTCCTAGACATttcttttgcaatttttttttttttttttgagttcttTAAAAACCGGTTCAAAAAATGAGTGATTTTTTCTGGGAGAACCAAAAGGGCATTTCCCATTTTTATAGGAACTTCTGTACCAGAAACAATGGTATCTCCAATTGGAAGATATATAAAAGCATGTAAACTAATAGGACCCCAATTCCCTACCACCAACTTCTACCACCAACTAAAAATTTGAGAGTCTTCAATCAAATATGAAGTGTTTCACTATGCCATCACTTCAAATCAGAAAATGGCTAATAttcatttagatattttaatgTTTTAGCCTTGAAAAGATAAGCAAACACTTTGCAGAAAATATCTAAATGACTATTAGCCATTTCTGATTTGAAGTGATGGCTAGAACACTAAATATAATCATAGATCTTGAATCACTGTTCCAACTTATTAAAACAGCggtcttttattaattttatgctAATGCAAGAAAGATGACTTcagaaaaattttaaataaataaaagagagcTCTGCTACTAAAAGCTCATATATTGGGCATACAAGGGCATGCACAGATTCTTTATGCTTTTCAtgttaaaataaataacaatTGCTAAGTGCAGGTGCTGCATGTAACTTTATACAATTAAAAGATGAATGCAGAAAGGTGAGATGAATGAAACACATGGAAAGGGTGCACTCACTGTTATTGGGTCCTCTATATCGAGCATGCCAACATTGTTAACCAACATGTCACCGTATTCTCCAATGCACCAAATTGCTACTCGAACAAGACTTTCCtgtataaaatattatactcaAAAACATCAATGACATGCAACCTGGATACTCAAGATAATAGGGACTTTAAAATTGATAATTAATCCTATCAAAGCAAGACAATGATCACCTGTTCAGCTGATAATTGGAATGCTCGGTATAACACCCTAACTGTATATCCATGGAGATCAGAAGCATTGCTAATCACAACAATAAGTGCGTGCCATACTTCATCTTTTACAAAATTTCCAGCCTACTAAGCACAACATAAAGATCAGTACTTCTTTGAAACAAATTCCCAGTTCAGTATAATAAAAGTAGAAATAACCATCAAGTAAATAAAGAAATTCAACAAGCAGACATTAGGTATAACATGCCAAAAACATGTGCAAGATACAAGACCATCACAAATACAACTTAATTAATACTGACACCACTTCATTTGGATTTATACCTCAGAGAGAACCTTAAGCATCTGGTCAATGTACCAAATCTTCTCGGGGGAAAACCTAAATCATGAGAGGTGAATGCACATTAAATAATAGTTGCTAAAATAAAAATGCGATGAAATGCTGAACCTTGTTGTTGTAAAATAATCTTACAATACGGAGCAGTATCACAACCCTACCCTTCCCCCAATAGTCAATGAGCTCTTTCgctaaatttaaaaagaaaaaacaacccACTCTAAATTTAAACTGcataagtttttcttttatgattttatCCGACTAAAGTGCATATCTTACTTTGTAACAATGGAGCAAATTTTTGCAGTAAGATCTCCCTTGAATTCTTCATCACTTACTTCCAAATAGTCAATAAGCTCTTTTGTTAGAGGTTTCACATTGCTCTCATTCACAAGCACATAAACAAGCTCAAGGGCCCTCTTCCGAATTGAGGCATCTGAATCCTGAAAGAAGATTCAAGTCACAAGATTTTCAAGTTGTACATTAATCCTAAAGAAAAGTTGAATAATAAGGCATTTGAGTCAACATTTATTGGAAAAGGAGGCCTTCTTAATTCTCATAAAACACGAGCAAACAATATACCTTTACACATTCCAAGATAGTTGCCCGATGCCTCTGCACAGCTTGAGCATCAACTGTAATTGCCTTCATCAGCATGTTTAATGCAACATATCTGGAaggaataaaagaaaatttcaatGAAATAACAAAACAGGAAAACAGCTAAGCAAGAACATAATAAAGTCAAATGATCACAAAGCTTCAGTATTGGTTTGTCACATTTATCCAAAACAGTAAGCAATTCAGGGTTAATTGGACAAACCAAGTTGAGAACCCCAATGCACTAAAGTATAATGTCTAAACAATTGCCAAAGTTGGAAAAATTCAACACTGATATGGTAGCAGACAATAAAACATTGTCCAAGTTAAAATATCACAAAAGACCTGATATTGTTGTCACGATTTgataagaaggaaaaaaaactgATATGGTGACAGAAATAAAGCTTTGCATACGTTAAGGTATCATAGTTAGACCTGATATTGTTGTCACGATTTGATAAGAATCTTCCCAAGATATTGATGGCAAGCACACGTAAGCCACCACTATCTTCAATGCTCATGATAGTTTCAACACATTCATATAGGATTGCATTTCCTGCATTTTTGTTTGACTCGGTTTTTGTCGCCACCTAGGAAAAAATAAGAGTCAACTTTAGAAAGAAAATCACAGAATAATTCAAATTACGAAACACAATGGTAACGAAGTTAATAGTTTTGGGAATATTCTTGTTGGGAGTTTTTCTTTCGTAGGTAATGTAGAAGTTGAAATATATTTACAACATTAATAACTAAAGATTAATAGTTACACAATGGCAAAGATATTGCAGAAACATCAGCTTATTATATGGCAATAGATATTGCAGAAACATGGACTAAATGCATGTGATAGTATTTCCTCAGTCCTCACAGCCCGAATTCAATACTGAAAAATTAGCTACAATATGCAAGTTGTGActagtgagtttttttttttttttccctcttgcTTACCTTTAATCCTTTATTATCATCAGCACGAggttgaaaattttcttttgtaggTACGAAATCTTTTTACAGCAGTAATAACTAAAGATTAATAGCTTGCAATGGCTAATAGCAAAGATGGCATGAAATAAACTCTGTAGCAACTTACCTGGGCAAGTATGTCATTCATACATTCACTAGCATCCGCATCTCCTTGGCCCAACACACGTAAAAGCTTTAGCAATCTAATATGCAGGAAAGGATCTGCGATCCCAGCAATGTCATACTCAGGGGCATATGGACTATTCACTACATCCTTAAGTGTTTTTACCAAGCCCTCGGTGCACTTCTGCATTAACAATTAGTTCAAGTTATTAGAAAACAACACATTTTTTCCCTTTTCAAGTTAacttttcaaaagttccctaaaaCAACACtttcaaattaaaataataaacaacTCTATATAGGAGCATCCATTACACATAACTGCTAAGTGCTAAAGTCCATATGTTCTAGATTAACCAGAGTTCATACAAAATTTAGATCTGCTACAATAATCCTGAAAGTAGAACCAGAACTGTAGCGCAATAAGAACTGGTCAATTGTAAAGCTAAATTATCTTGCTCAAGGAATCAACATGATAACGATCTTTGTAGTTGTATGCATACTCGCCAATATGAACACTGTACAACTTACAAGAAGGCATGAGAAACAGCCTATTAGTTAACATAGCAAAATTAATCCCAATTACAACAATCATATTGCATAAGAACACCATTTCTGCATTGTCTCTTTTTAAGTTGTATAGAAGATCTATTATAGGCCATAGTCAAGTTACCTTTCTGAAATATTCAAGGGCTTCTTCACTGACTTTACAAAGATCTGTACAAAGTTGAACCCCTGTTATTAAAACACCATGATGCTTTTCTTTAAGTAACGTAGCAGCAGGATTAATGAAATTTTCCGCCAGCTCAGGGACTTTCCTTATAATCCTTATAGAGCACAATGCTGCCTACATTTAACAGGAGTGTAGTCAGTTCAAAATAAGAGAAAAAACTGATAAATGAAACATAAGGAGTCcaggaaagaaagaagaaaaaaacaatgccaaattaccaaacacaatttgagggaaaaaaaaaagtgtaattTTTCCCCAACAAGATCAAATGTCAAATTTCAACACATTGACAGTTTTTGTTCTTCATAAAGAAAGGGAAGCCACCAGAAAAAGATGATATGTACAACAAATTTAATATTGGCAATTAGGAATCAAACGGCATGAGAATTTCTAACTTGCATATAAGTATTAATACAGATTCAGACAATTGCATTTTAGGTGCAAAGAGATGGaccaaaaatttgtcaaaacatgTTCCAAAAGCAGACCAATGCAACAAAAAGGTTGGTTTGCGCAGAAACTCAACGACCAGATAGCTCAAGTGTTTGCGGACCATAAGAACTAATATAAGACATTAACTAAATATGTAGCAGATATTCATAAGAGGACATTTAGTTTAATTCCTGAACAAAACAATATGTAAGAAATTCAGCCATGTGTATAATAAACGGTGCAGAATCTTGGCATTGTTCAAGGAATGAGCTTTGAAGATTAAATCATATGATATAGTTTTTGCGTCTAGTTATGAAATAATTTGATAAGGCAACCATGAAATGGTTTCCAGTCCAGTGCCCATGAACTATAcatttttataaaagaaaatttaataaaaaggaaacTCAAAGAAGGTCATTGTCAACACTTTCCGGAATGCTAAATTAATCTCAAGGCTTAAAATAATTATGGCTCTTCCTTCTCCCTTCCATATTTTCCAATCTTGTGAGATTAACATACGATGCCATACGCAAGttccaaaacaacaaaatcttgGCCAGATGAAAATATATTAGTAAAACTCACCTTTTTTCGGATATTTGGATCTCGAAATTGCAGCAACCTTTCCACTTCTGGTGCAAGATCACGAGCCATTTCAGCTGAACAAATATTTCCCAGAGCACAAAGAGCAAGTCCCACAATATATTGGTTGGTGTGATTGAGATCTCTGCATACAAGTTAAGGTTGCTACAAGGAAACATAAACTTACATTATCTTGTGTGCTTGTGAAAGTATTGTATCTTTGACAAACTTATTAATTGGTATTAAAGCAGGGGAAAAGCAGATCAGAGTGAGCAATGCTTTTTCTAATGAAATAGTCATCTAAGAGGTGGATACTGTTTCAATGAGTTTGTGACCAACATCAGAACTTCTTGTCTTTCATCAAGAAGCAGCATGAGGCCAAGATACCCTATTCTCTTCTCAGGAAAACCAGCAGATGCAATCAATTTCAGGCACTCCATTTGACCAAAATGTGTGGGATAACCCAGCATGTGGATGAACATGAGCTTAGCAAGGTTACGATGCCTGTAGTCATGATCATTTTCGTTTATGGATGCACGAATAGCAGCACACTCTTTTCTAACAACAGCACGTTCCTCCGCTGCAGTTTTGCAAGCACGTATAGCCCGAATCATGTCCCTGCATTTAAACAATACATAACATATTACACGTGAGATTAGGTTAACAATTATGCATGTCAATCATCTTGGGTGAAAGAAAATATACTAACAAGGTGATAACTATTTAGAATTTACTCATTTGGGTACATCATTCCTAACAATATGAAGTGCCCTTAACAAAATTCAtggaaaaagattcaaaactagAAAAATAAATGCTATGATTTGGAAACTATATAGGTTGTGAGATCCTAAAAGTGACTTGAATATTTGAAATCACTTCATTTTCCAGCCAATCCCAGTTTCTAAGAGGAATGAGAAGATTTGACACGTTGTAAATTACATACTTCAACATTGTGCCTTCATGGCCCTAAAGGCCATTAACTTTAGCTGACTGTTAGGTTCCAATTCTTTCAAGCTTTCTATTGAACTATTCTATAATGAAAGTAAGATCATAAGGACTAGTGTTTAGTGAAGAAAGATAAGATGGAATCTGACATACGTGTGAACTCTGACATCacaatttgtcatttttttcCTGGAATCTTTCAAAGATCATGTAGAAACCTCAACAGCTAATATGTGCCAACTTGCTTAGCTAATACTAATGACATTGCTTTAGGATTGCAAACCTAATTCAGAACAGTAAATAGTTCCCTAGTGGCAGCTAATCACCCTTCCAAGCACT
It encodes the following:
- the LOC103451940 gene encoding AP-1 complex subunit gamma-2-like — encoded protein: MNPFSSGTRLRDMIRAIRACKTAAEERAVVRKECAAIRASINENDHDYRHRNLAKLMFIHMLGYPTHFGQMECLKLIASAGFPEKRIGYLGLMLLLDERQEVLMLVTNSLKQDLNHTNQYIVGLALCALGNICSAEMARDLAPEVERLLQFRDPNIRKKAALCSIRIIRKVPELAENFINPAATLLKEKHHGVLITGVQLCTDLCKVSEEALEYFRKKCTEGLVKTLKDVVNSPYAPEYDIAGIADPFLHIRLLKLLRVLGQGDADASECMNDILAQVATKTESNKNAGNAILYECVETIMSIEDSGGLRVLAINILGRFLSNRDNNIRYVALNMLMKAITVDAQAVQRHRATILECVKDSDASIRKRALELVYVLVNESNVKPLTKELIDYLEVSDEEFKGDLTAKICSIVTKFSPEKIWYIDQMLKVLSEAGNFVKDEVWHALIVVISNASDLHGYTVRVLYRAFQLSAEQESLVRVAIWCIGEYGDMLVNNVGMLDIEDPITVTESDAVDVIEVAIKHHTSDLTTKSMGLIALLKLSSRFPSCSERIKDIVVQYKGSLVLELQQRSIELNSIIAKHQNIRSTLVERMPVLDEATFIGKKAGSMQSTVSSPVGASINLPNGVAKPSAAPLVDLLDLGSDDVPAPSSSGGDLLHDLLGVDLAPASKQSGVNHSLNNNGTDVLLDLLSIGSPTQSSSSLPDMLSSSQGNKTPVSPLGLAAPSSNSIQATSSAGAAPVIDLLDGFAASTPKHENNGTAYPSVVAFESSNLRMVFNFSKQPGNPQTTVIEATFTNLSANVYTDFIFQAAVPKFLQLHLEPASSNTLPASGNGSVTQTLRVTNSQLGKKSLVMRIRIAYKMNNKDVLEEGQISKFPPGL